In Pithys albifrons albifrons isolate INPA30051 chromosome 16, PitAlb_v1, whole genome shotgun sequence, a genomic segment contains:
- the NLRC3 gene encoding NLR family CARD domain-containing protein 3 isoform X1, whose product MASSQGGLGGLDQAVPQATGEVHLTAVPGRDHLPPGEAGAPDSGGGWPGAGAELPARAEPMVQKHLESLQSYYGNGLETGVLQRLINLLLVEGLTDIQQKEHDILQTETTKGLPNASKSIPLEKLFLPLSKVSIPPRNSVTIGVAGIGKSTLVKLFIYMWAKGEINRDIVFVLPLTFRELNTYEKLSAERLICSAFPHITEPNCILAGAARTLLILDGLDEFKTPLDFSNAVVCTDPKKEIQVDSLITNIIRGNLLQEASVWVTSRPMAARQIPAGLVDRMTEIRGFGAAEMKDFLDQMFFDNRDLSSQVLQHIRANRSLYVLCTVPGFCQISGSSIAYYLKTSVDQPQETIIVPRTLSEIYSYYFKMALGGNCLEKPRETLRIEQAVNNSKKMVGSLGRLAFYGLLRKKHVFYEQDMKAYGIDLSLLQSSLCTRLLLKEEMKTFTAYYFSHLTVQEFLAALYYYTVAKRAIFDLFTESGMSWPKLGFLSHFKSTVQRSLQAEDRQLDIFVRFLSGLLSPQVNKLLSGWLLVKDEHNSFRSQAATFLQGCLNTDYAISSRTVNIMHCLYEIQHMEIAKTVEEAMKNESLAGMLTPVNCSALAYLLQVSDVCVEETNLSNCLTYNVCKSLLSQLLFLHNLRLDNNQFKDNVMELLGSVLSVKDCQIQKLSLAENQISNKGAKALARSLLVNRSLTALDLRSNSIGPAGAKALADALKKNQILLSLNLQHNTIKEDGATFLAEALLTNNRLVTLHLQKNAIGAQGARKIAEALKQNCSLKELILSSNSVGDNGSVALAEALRVNHSLQSLDLQSNSISSTGVTALTAALCSNKGLISLNPVSSPSLRENSISKEGGPAIAHALQTNSTLRKLDLAANLLYDEGGKAIALAIKENRALTSLHLQWNFIQVNASMALAQALQSNSSLASLDLQENAVGDEGMAALSAALKVNTTLADLHLQVASVGVAGAQALAEALMVNKSLQILDLRGNSIGVAGAKAMANALKVNRSLRWLNLQENSLGMDGAICIATALKGNHGLTYVNLQGNLIGQSGAKMISNTIQINSPNCIVDV is encoded by the exons AGCCCATGGTGCAGAAGCACCTGGAGAGTCTCCAAAGCTACTATGGGAATGGCTTGGAGACAGGTGTCCTGCAGCGACTCATCAACCTGCTACTGGTGGAAGGTTTGACTGATATCCAGCAGAAGGAGCATGACATCCTGCAGACTGAAACCACAAAAGGCCTACCAAATGCATCCAAAAGCATCCCTTTGGAGAAGCTCTTCCTGCCTCTCTCCAAGGTCAGCATCCCACCACGGAACTCTGTCACCATTGGAGTGGCTGGGATTGGCAAAAGCACACTGGTGAAGCTGTTTATCTACATGTGGGCAAAGGGGGAGATCAACCGGGacattgtgtttgtgctgccCCTCACCTTCCGGGAGCTCAACACCTACGAGAAGCTCTCTGCCGAGAGGCTCATCTGCTCAGCATTCCCTCACATCACTGAGCCAAATTGCATCTTGGCAGGAGCCGCCAGGACCCTGCTCATCCTCGATGGCTTGGATGAATTCAAGACTCCTTTGGATTTTTCCAATGCAGTGGTATGCACTGATCCCAAAAAGGAGATCCAAGTGGACAGCCTGATCACCAACATTATACGGGGCaacctgctgcaggaggcaTCTGTCTGGGTCACATCGCGGCCAATGGCAGCCAGACAAATCCCCGCAGGGCTGGTTGACAGGATGACGGAAATACGAGGGTTTGGAGCTGCAGAGATGAAGGACTTCTTGGACCAGATGTTCTTTGACAACAGAGACCTGTCCAGCCAAGTCCTGCAGCACATCAGGGCTAACAGGTCATTATATGTCCTGTGCACTGTTCCTGGCTTCTGCCAGATATCTGGCTCCTCAATCGCTTATTACTTAAAAACCAGTGTGGATCAACCCCAAGAAACAATCATTGTCCCCAGGACCCTATCAGAAATCTATtcctattattttaaaatggctCTGGGTGGTAACTGTCTGGAAAAGCCAAGAGAAACCCTCAGGATTGAGCAGGCTGTGAACAACAGCAAGAAGATGgtgggcagcctgggcagacTGGCCTTCTATGGGCTGCTCAGAAAGAAACACGTGTTTTATGAGCAAGACATGAAGGCATATGGCATCGACCTCTccttgctgcagagcagcctgtgcaCTCGATTGCTACTCAAGGAGGAGATGAAGACCTTTACAGCCTATTACTTCTCCCACTTAACCGTACAGGAGTTCTTGGCAGCTCTTTATTACTACACAGTGGCAAAGCGGGCAATATTTGACCTCTTCACAGAGAGTGGGATGTCCTGGCCCAAGCTGGGCTTCCTCAGCCACTTCAAGAGCACTGTGCAGAGGTCACTGCAGGCAGAGGACAGGCAGCTGGACATCTTCGTTCGTTTCCTCTCTGGACTCCTCTCCCCGCAAGTGAACAAGCTGCTCTCTGGGTGGCTCCTGGTTAAGGATGAGCACAACAGCTTCAGAAGCCAAGCAGCCACCTTCCTCCAGGGCTGCCTGAACACCGACTATGCCATCTCCTCACGCACAGTGAACATCATGCACTGCCTGTATGAAATCCAGCACATGGAGATCGCCAAGACTGTGGAAGAAGCAATGAAGAATGAGAGCTTGGCTGGGATGCTTACCCCTGTGAACTGCTCTGCCTTGGCTTATCTCCTGCAGGTCTCTGATGTCTGCGTGGAGGAGACAAACCTCTCCAACTGCCTCACCTACAACGTCTGCAAGAGtctgctctcccagctcctcttctTACACAACCTCAG GTTGGACAATAACCAGTTTAAGGACAATgtgatggagctgctgggcagtgtGCTGAGTGTGAAGGACTGCCAGATCCAGAAGCTCAG CTTGGCAGAAAATCAGATCAGCAACAAAGGAGCCAAAGCACTGGCCAGGTCACTGCTGGTGAACAGAAGCCTGACGGCACTGGA cCTGCGGAGCAACTCCATCGGCCCCGCCGGAGCAAAAGCACTGGCtgatgcactgaaaaaaaatcaaatcctgcTCTCCCTGAA CCTTCAGCACAACACTATCAAGGAGGATGGTGCCACCTTCCTGGCCGAGGCCCTGCTGACCAACAACAGGCTGGTGACCCTGCA CCTGCAGAAAAATGCCATCGGAGCCCAGGGTGCCAGGAAAATCGCAGAGGCGCTGAAGCAGAACTGCAGCCTCAAGGAGCTGAT ACTCTCCAGCAACTCGGTGGGAGACAACGGCTCTGTTGCCTTGGCCGAAGCCCTGAGGGTGAACCACAGTCTGCAAAGCCTTGA TCTCCAGAGCAACTCCATCAGCAGCACAGGGGTCACGGCACTGACAGCAGCTCTCTGCTCCAACAAGGGACTCATCAGTCTCAA ccctgtgtcttCCCCCAGCCTTCGGGAGAACTCCATCAGCAAGGAGGGGGGCCCTGCCATCGCTCATGCCCTGCAGACCAACAGCACCCTCAGGAAGCTGGA CTTAGCAGCGAACCTGCTGTATGATGAAGGAGGCAAAGCCATCGCTTTAGCCATCAAAGAGAACCGGGCGCTCACATCCCTTCA CTTGCAGTGGAACTTCATCCAGGTAAACGCTTCCATGGCCCTGGCACAAGCACTACAGTCCAACAGCAGCCTGGCCAGCCTTGA CTTGCAGGAAAATGCAGTCGGAGACGAGGGAATGGCCGCCCTCTCTGCCGCATTGAAGGTCAATACGACCCTGGCAGATCTCCA CCTGCAAGTGGCTTCGGTTGGTGTGGCTGGTGCCCAAGCCCTGGCAGAGGCCTTGATGGTGAACAAGAGCCTGCAGATCCTGGA CTTGCGAGGAAACTCCATTGGTGTGGCAGGGGCCAAGGCAATGGCCAATGCACTGAAGGTGAACCGCAGCCTCCGCTGGCTCAA cctgcaggAAAACTCCCTGGGCATGGATGGAGCTATCTGCATTGCCACTGCTCTGAAGGGCAACCATGGTCTCACCTATGTGAA CCTGCAGGGGAATCTTATCGGCCAATCAGGAGCCAAGATGATCTCCAACACCATCCAGATTAACTCCCCCAACTGCATCGTGGATGTGTGA
- the NLRC3 gene encoding NLR family CARD domain-containing protein 3 isoform X5 — MRIPSCSHMDRGKVAQGQEPMVQKHLESLQSYYGNGLETGVLQRLINLLLVEGLTDIQQKEHDILQTETTKGLPNASKSIPLEKLFLPLSKVSIPPRNSVTIGVAGIGKSTLVKLFIYMWAKGEINRDIVFVLPLTFRELNTYEKLSAERLICSAFPHITEPNCILAGAARTLLILDGLDEFKTPLDFSNAVVCTDPKKEIQVDSLITNIIRGNLLQEASVWVTSRPMAARQIPAGLVDRMTEIRGFGAAEMKDFLDQMFFDNRDLSSQVLQHIRANRSLYVLCTVPGFCQISGSSIAYYLKTSVDQPQETIIVPRTLSEIYSYYFKMALGGNCLEKPRETLRIEQAVNNSKKMVGSLGRLAFYGLLRKKHVFYEQDMKAYGIDLSLLQSSLCTRLLLKEEMKTFTAYYFSHLTVQEFLAALYYYTVAKRAIFDLFTESGMSWPKLGFLSHFKSTVQRSLQAEDRQLDIFVRFLSGLLSPQVNKLLSGWLLVKDEHNSFRSQAATFLQGCLNTDYAISSRTVNIMHCLYEIQHMEIAKTVEEAMKNESLAGMLTPVNCSALAYLLQVSDVCVEETNLSNCLTYNVCKSLLSQLLFLHNLRLDNNQFKDNVMELLGSVLSVKDCQIQKLSLAENQISNKGAKALARSLLVNRSLTALDLRSNSIGPAGAKALADALKKNQILLSLNLQHNTIKEDGATFLAEALLTNNRLVTLHLQKNAIGAQGARKIAEALKQNCSLKELILSSNSVGDNGSVALAEALRVNHSLQSLDLQSNSISSTGVTALTAALCSNKGLISLNPVSSPSLRENSISKEGGPAIAHALQTNSTLRKLDLAANLLYDEGGKAIALAIKENRALTSLHLQWNFIQVNASMALAQALQSNSSLASLDLQENAVGDEGMAALSAALKVNTTLADLHLQVASVGVAGAQALAEALMVNKSLQILDLRGNSIGVAGAKAMANALKVNRSLRWLNLQENSLGMDGAICIATALKGNHGLTYVNLQGNLIGQSGAKMISNTIQINSPNCIVDV, encoded by the exons AGCCCATGGTGCAGAAGCACCTGGAGAGTCTCCAAAGCTACTATGGGAATGGCTTGGAGACAGGTGTCCTGCAGCGACTCATCAACCTGCTACTGGTGGAAGGTTTGACTGATATCCAGCAGAAGGAGCATGACATCCTGCAGACTGAAACCACAAAAGGCCTACCAAATGCATCCAAAAGCATCCCTTTGGAGAAGCTCTTCCTGCCTCTCTCCAAGGTCAGCATCCCACCACGGAACTCTGTCACCATTGGAGTGGCTGGGATTGGCAAAAGCACACTGGTGAAGCTGTTTATCTACATGTGGGCAAAGGGGGAGATCAACCGGGacattgtgtttgtgctgccCCTCACCTTCCGGGAGCTCAACACCTACGAGAAGCTCTCTGCCGAGAGGCTCATCTGCTCAGCATTCCCTCACATCACTGAGCCAAATTGCATCTTGGCAGGAGCCGCCAGGACCCTGCTCATCCTCGATGGCTTGGATGAATTCAAGACTCCTTTGGATTTTTCCAATGCAGTGGTATGCACTGATCCCAAAAAGGAGATCCAAGTGGACAGCCTGATCACCAACATTATACGGGGCaacctgctgcaggaggcaTCTGTCTGGGTCACATCGCGGCCAATGGCAGCCAGACAAATCCCCGCAGGGCTGGTTGACAGGATGACGGAAATACGAGGGTTTGGAGCTGCAGAGATGAAGGACTTCTTGGACCAGATGTTCTTTGACAACAGAGACCTGTCCAGCCAAGTCCTGCAGCACATCAGGGCTAACAGGTCATTATATGTCCTGTGCACTGTTCCTGGCTTCTGCCAGATATCTGGCTCCTCAATCGCTTATTACTTAAAAACCAGTGTGGATCAACCCCAAGAAACAATCATTGTCCCCAGGACCCTATCAGAAATCTATtcctattattttaaaatggctCTGGGTGGTAACTGTCTGGAAAAGCCAAGAGAAACCCTCAGGATTGAGCAGGCTGTGAACAACAGCAAGAAGATGgtgggcagcctgggcagacTGGCCTTCTATGGGCTGCTCAGAAAGAAACACGTGTTTTATGAGCAAGACATGAAGGCATATGGCATCGACCTCTccttgctgcagagcagcctgtgcaCTCGATTGCTACTCAAGGAGGAGATGAAGACCTTTACAGCCTATTACTTCTCCCACTTAACCGTACAGGAGTTCTTGGCAGCTCTTTATTACTACACAGTGGCAAAGCGGGCAATATTTGACCTCTTCACAGAGAGTGGGATGTCCTGGCCCAAGCTGGGCTTCCTCAGCCACTTCAAGAGCACTGTGCAGAGGTCACTGCAGGCAGAGGACAGGCAGCTGGACATCTTCGTTCGTTTCCTCTCTGGACTCCTCTCCCCGCAAGTGAACAAGCTGCTCTCTGGGTGGCTCCTGGTTAAGGATGAGCACAACAGCTTCAGAAGCCAAGCAGCCACCTTCCTCCAGGGCTGCCTGAACACCGACTATGCCATCTCCTCACGCACAGTGAACATCATGCACTGCCTGTATGAAATCCAGCACATGGAGATCGCCAAGACTGTGGAAGAAGCAATGAAGAATGAGAGCTTGGCTGGGATGCTTACCCCTGTGAACTGCTCTGCCTTGGCTTATCTCCTGCAGGTCTCTGATGTCTGCGTGGAGGAGACAAACCTCTCCAACTGCCTCACCTACAACGTCTGCAAGAGtctgctctcccagctcctcttctTACACAACCTCAG GTTGGACAATAACCAGTTTAAGGACAATgtgatggagctgctgggcagtgtGCTGAGTGTGAAGGACTGCCAGATCCAGAAGCTCAG CTTGGCAGAAAATCAGATCAGCAACAAAGGAGCCAAAGCACTGGCCAGGTCACTGCTGGTGAACAGAAGCCTGACGGCACTGGA cCTGCGGAGCAACTCCATCGGCCCCGCCGGAGCAAAAGCACTGGCtgatgcactgaaaaaaaatcaaatcctgcTCTCCCTGAA CCTTCAGCACAACACTATCAAGGAGGATGGTGCCACCTTCCTGGCCGAGGCCCTGCTGACCAACAACAGGCTGGTGACCCTGCA CCTGCAGAAAAATGCCATCGGAGCCCAGGGTGCCAGGAAAATCGCAGAGGCGCTGAAGCAGAACTGCAGCCTCAAGGAGCTGAT ACTCTCCAGCAACTCGGTGGGAGACAACGGCTCTGTTGCCTTGGCCGAAGCCCTGAGGGTGAACCACAGTCTGCAAAGCCTTGA TCTCCAGAGCAACTCCATCAGCAGCACAGGGGTCACGGCACTGACAGCAGCTCTCTGCTCCAACAAGGGACTCATCAGTCTCAA ccctgtgtcttCCCCCAGCCTTCGGGAGAACTCCATCAGCAAGGAGGGGGGCCCTGCCATCGCTCATGCCCTGCAGACCAACAGCACCCTCAGGAAGCTGGA CTTAGCAGCGAACCTGCTGTATGATGAAGGAGGCAAAGCCATCGCTTTAGCCATCAAAGAGAACCGGGCGCTCACATCCCTTCA CTTGCAGTGGAACTTCATCCAGGTAAACGCTTCCATGGCCCTGGCACAAGCACTACAGTCCAACAGCAGCCTGGCCAGCCTTGA CTTGCAGGAAAATGCAGTCGGAGACGAGGGAATGGCCGCCCTCTCTGCCGCATTGAAGGTCAATACGACCCTGGCAGATCTCCA CCTGCAAGTGGCTTCGGTTGGTGTGGCTGGTGCCCAAGCCCTGGCAGAGGCCTTGATGGTGAACAAGAGCCTGCAGATCCTGGA CTTGCGAGGAAACTCCATTGGTGTGGCAGGGGCCAAGGCAATGGCCAATGCACTGAAGGTGAACCGCAGCCTCCGCTGGCTCAA cctgcaggAAAACTCCCTGGGCATGGATGGAGCTATCTGCATTGCCACTGCTCTGAAGGGCAACCATGGTCTCACCTATGTGAA CCTGCAGGGGAATCTTATCGGCCAATCAGGAGCCAAGATGATCTCCAACACCATCCAGATTAACTCCCCCAACTGCATCGTGGATGTGTGA
- the NLRC3 gene encoding NLR family CARD domain-containing protein 3 isoform X2, with protein sequence MASSQGGLGGLDQAVPQATGEVHLTAVPGRDHLPPGEAGAPDSGGGWPGAGAELPARAEPMVQKHLESLQSYYGNGLETGVLQRLINLLLVEGLTDIQQKEHDILQTETTKGLPNASKSIPLEKLFLPLSKVSIPPRNSVTIGVAGIGKSTLVKLFIYMWAKGEINRDIVFVLPLTFRELNTYEKLSAERLICSAFPHITEPNCILAGAARTLLILDGLDEFKTPLDFSNAVVCTDPKKEIQVDSLITNIIRGNLLQEASVWVTSRPMAARQIPAGLVDRMTEIRGFGAAEMKDFLDQMFFDNRDLSSQVLQHIRANRSLYVLCTVPGFCQISGSSIAYYLKTSVDQPQETIIVPRTLSEIYSYYFKMALGGNCLEKPRETLRIEQAVNNSKKMVGSLGRLAFYGLLRKKHVFYEQDMKAYGIDLSLLQSSLCTRLLLKEEMKTFTAYYFSHLTVQEFLAALYYYTVAKRAIFDLFTESGMSWPKLGFLSHFKSTVQRSLQAEDRQLDIFVRFLSGLLSPQVNKLLSGWLLVKDEHNSFRSQAATFLQGCLNTDYAISSRTVNIMHCLYEIQHMEIAKTVEEAMKNESLAGMLTPVNCSALAYLLQVSDVCVEETNLSNCLTYNVCKSLLSQLLFLHNLRLDNNQFKDNVMELLGSVLSVKDCQIQKLSLAENQISNKGAKALARSLLVNRSLTALDLRSNSIGPAGAKALADALKKNQILLSLNLQHNTIKEDGATFLAEALLTNNRLVTLHLQKNAIGAQGARKIAEALKQNCSLKELILSSNSVGDNGSVALAEALRVNHSLQSLDLQSNSISSTGVTALTAALCSNKGLISLNLRENSISKEGGPAIAHALQTNSTLRKLDLAANLLYDEGGKAIALAIKENRALTSLHLQWNFIQVNASMALAQALQSNSSLASLDLQENAVGDEGMAALSAALKVNTTLADLHLQVASVGVAGAQALAEALMVNKSLQILDLRGNSIGVAGAKAMANALKVNRSLRWLNLQENSLGMDGAICIATALKGNHGLTYVNLQGNLIGQSGAKMISNTIQINSPNCIVDV encoded by the exons AGCCCATGGTGCAGAAGCACCTGGAGAGTCTCCAAAGCTACTATGGGAATGGCTTGGAGACAGGTGTCCTGCAGCGACTCATCAACCTGCTACTGGTGGAAGGTTTGACTGATATCCAGCAGAAGGAGCATGACATCCTGCAGACTGAAACCACAAAAGGCCTACCAAATGCATCCAAAAGCATCCCTTTGGAGAAGCTCTTCCTGCCTCTCTCCAAGGTCAGCATCCCACCACGGAACTCTGTCACCATTGGAGTGGCTGGGATTGGCAAAAGCACACTGGTGAAGCTGTTTATCTACATGTGGGCAAAGGGGGAGATCAACCGGGacattgtgtttgtgctgccCCTCACCTTCCGGGAGCTCAACACCTACGAGAAGCTCTCTGCCGAGAGGCTCATCTGCTCAGCATTCCCTCACATCACTGAGCCAAATTGCATCTTGGCAGGAGCCGCCAGGACCCTGCTCATCCTCGATGGCTTGGATGAATTCAAGACTCCTTTGGATTTTTCCAATGCAGTGGTATGCACTGATCCCAAAAAGGAGATCCAAGTGGACAGCCTGATCACCAACATTATACGGGGCaacctgctgcaggaggcaTCTGTCTGGGTCACATCGCGGCCAATGGCAGCCAGACAAATCCCCGCAGGGCTGGTTGACAGGATGACGGAAATACGAGGGTTTGGAGCTGCAGAGATGAAGGACTTCTTGGACCAGATGTTCTTTGACAACAGAGACCTGTCCAGCCAAGTCCTGCAGCACATCAGGGCTAACAGGTCATTATATGTCCTGTGCACTGTTCCTGGCTTCTGCCAGATATCTGGCTCCTCAATCGCTTATTACTTAAAAACCAGTGTGGATCAACCCCAAGAAACAATCATTGTCCCCAGGACCCTATCAGAAATCTATtcctattattttaaaatggctCTGGGTGGTAACTGTCTGGAAAAGCCAAGAGAAACCCTCAGGATTGAGCAGGCTGTGAACAACAGCAAGAAGATGgtgggcagcctgggcagacTGGCCTTCTATGGGCTGCTCAGAAAGAAACACGTGTTTTATGAGCAAGACATGAAGGCATATGGCATCGACCTCTccttgctgcagagcagcctgtgcaCTCGATTGCTACTCAAGGAGGAGATGAAGACCTTTACAGCCTATTACTTCTCCCACTTAACCGTACAGGAGTTCTTGGCAGCTCTTTATTACTACACAGTGGCAAAGCGGGCAATATTTGACCTCTTCACAGAGAGTGGGATGTCCTGGCCCAAGCTGGGCTTCCTCAGCCACTTCAAGAGCACTGTGCAGAGGTCACTGCAGGCAGAGGACAGGCAGCTGGACATCTTCGTTCGTTTCCTCTCTGGACTCCTCTCCCCGCAAGTGAACAAGCTGCTCTCTGGGTGGCTCCTGGTTAAGGATGAGCACAACAGCTTCAGAAGCCAAGCAGCCACCTTCCTCCAGGGCTGCCTGAACACCGACTATGCCATCTCCTCACGCACAGTGAACATCATGCACTGCCTGTATGAAATCCAGCACATGGAGATCGCCAAGACTGTGGAAGAAGCAATGAAGAATGAGAGCTTGGCTGGGATGCTTACCCCTGTGAACTGCTCTGCCTTGGCTTATCTCCTGCAGGTCTCTGATGTCTGCGTGGAGGAGACAAACCTCTCCAACTGCCTCACCTACAACGTCTGCAAGAGtctgctctcccagctcctcttctTACACAACCTCAG GTTGGACAATAACCAGTTTAAGGACAATgtgatggagctgctgggcagtgtGCTGAGTGTGAAGGACTGCCAGATCCAGAAGCTCAG CTTGGCAGAAAATCAGATCAGCAACAAAGGAGCCAAAGCACTGGCCAGGTCACTGCTGGTGAACAGAAGCCTGACGGCACTGGA cCTGCGGAGCAACTCCATCGGCCCCGCCGGAGCAAAAGCACTGGCtgatgcactgaaaaaaaatcaaatcctgcTCTCCCTGAA CCTTCAGCACAACACTATCAAGGAGGATGGTGCCACCTTCCTGGCCGAGGCCCTGCTGACCAACAACAGGCTGGTGACCCTGCA CCTGCAGAAAAATGCCATCGGAGCCCAGGGTGCCAGGAAAATCGCAGAGGCGCTGAAGCAGAACTGCAGCCTCAAGGAGCTGAT ACTCTCCAGCAACTCGGTGGGAGACAACGGCTCTGTTGCCTTGGCCGAAGCCCTGAGGGTGAACCACAGTCTGCAAAGCCTTGA TCTCCAGAGCAACTCCATCAGCAGCACAGGGGTCACGGCACTGACAGCAGCTCTCTGCTCCAACAAGGGACTCATCAGTCTCAA CCTTCGGGAGAACTCCATCAGCAAGGAGGGGGGCCCTGCCATCGCTCATGCCCTGCAGACCAACAGCACCCTCAGGAAGCTGGA CTTAGCAGCGAACCTGCTGTATGATGAAGGAGGCAAAGCCATCGCTTTAGCCATCAAAGAGAACCGGGCGCTCACATCCCTTCA CTTGCAGTGGAACTTCATCCAGGTAAACGCTTCCATGGCCCTGGCACAAGCACTACAGTCCAACAGCAGCCTGGCCAGCCTTGA CTTGCAGGAAAATGCAGTCGGAGACGAGGGAATGGCCGCCCTCTCTGCCGCATTGAAGGTCAATACGACCCTGGCAGATCTCCA CCTGCAAGTGGCTTCGGTTGGTGTGGCTGGTGCCCAAGCCCTGGCAGAGGCCTTGATGGTGAACAAGAGCCTGCAGATCCTGGA CTTGCGAGGAAACTCCATTGGTGTGGCAGGGGCCAAGGCAATGGCCAATGCACTGAAGGTGAACCGCAGCCTCCGCTGGCTCAA cctgcaggAAAACTCCCTGGGCATGGATGGAGCTATCTGCATTGCCACTGCTCTGAAGGGCAACCATGGTCTCACCTATGTGAA CCTGCAGGGGAATCTTATCGGCCAATCAGGAGCCAAGATGATCTCCAACACCATCCAGATTAACTCCCCCAACTGCATCGTGGATGTGTGA